A DNA window from Pseudomonas tohonis contains the following coding sequences:
- a CDS encoding acyl-CoA dehydrogenase family protein gives MQRIHFETEHNMFRDAFRAFLQKEVVPHQEAWEEAGVVDRAVWRKAGEMGFLLPWADEEYGGAGLKDFRYEQIMCEELAHINEPGFMIPLHSALCGPYIAEYGNAEQKARFLPGIISGEIILAVAMTEPSAGSDLAGMRTTAVDKGDHYELNGSKVFISNGLLADLVIVAAKTDPANKHAMGLFLVERDMIGFERGRNLKKLGMKSQDTAELFFNNVKVPKANLLGDAKGGFFYLMNMLAQERLTNACGAVAGAEAALQATIDYVKERKAFDRPVSHFQNTRFKLAEMRTQIDVAQVFTDRCVMDHNQKKLTPEVAAEAKLFTTELLCKVVDEGVQLHGGWGYMWEYPICKMYANARIQRIFAGTSEIMKEIISRGMKL, from the coding sequence ATGCAGCGCATCCATTTCGAAACCGAACACAACATGTTCCGCGACGCGTTCCGCGCCTTCCTGCAGAAGGAAGTGGTGCCGCACCAGGAGGCCTGGGAGGAGGCGGGCGTGGTGGATCGCGCCGTGTGGCGCAAGGCTGGCGAGATGGGCTTCCTGTTGCCCTGGGCGGATGAGGAGTACGGCGGCGCCGGGCTCAAGGACTTCCGCTACGAGCAGATCATGTGCGAGGAGCTGGCCCACATCAACGAGCCGGGCTTCATGATCCCGCTGCATTCGGCGCTGTGCGGCCCCTACATCGCCGAGTACGGCAACGCCGAGCAGAAGGCGCGCTTCCTGCCGGGGATCATCAGTGGCGAAATCATCCTCGCGGTGGCCATGACCGAGCCTTCCGCCGGCTCCGACCTCGCCGGCATGCGCACCACCGCCGTGGACAAGGGTGACCACTACGAGCTGAACGGCTCCAAGGTGTTCATCTCCAACGGCCTGCTGGCGGACCTGGTAATCGTCGCGGCCAAGACCGACCCGGCCAACAAGCACGCCATGGGCCTGTTCCTGGTGGAGCGCGACATGATCGGCTTCGAGCGCGGGCGCAACCTGAAGAAGCTGGGCATGAAGAGCCAGGACACCGCCGAGCTGTTCTTCAACAACGTCAAGGTGCCCAAGGCCAACCTGCTGGGCGATGCCAAGGGCGGCTTCTTCTACCTGATGAACATGCTCGCCCAGGAGCGCCTGACCAACGCCTGCGGCGCGGTGGCCGGGGCCGAGGCGGCGTTGCAGGCCACCATCGACTACGTGAAGGAGCGCAAGGCGTTCGACCGGCCCGTCTCGCACTTCCAGAACACCCGTTTCAAGCTGGCCGAGATGCGCACCCAGATCGACGTCGCCCAGGTCTTCACCGACCGCTGCGTGATGGATCACAACCAGAAGAAGCTCACCCCCGAGGTGGCCGCCGAGGCCAAGCTGTTCACCACCGAGCTGCTGTGCAAGGTGGTGGACGAGGGCGTGCAGCTGCACGGCGGCTGGGGCTACATGTGGGAGTACCCGATCTGCAAGATGTATGCGAACGCACGCATCCAGCGCATCTTCGCCGGCACCTCGGAGATCATGAAGGAGATCATCAGCCGCGGCATGAAGCTCTGA
- a CDS encoding amidohydrolase family protein, producing MNAPLGAIDAWAQPANGRARELLPEVVRLFEKSGSAHLLDQPLTPQQTVAEMDRAGVDKLMLAAWCRPERWVFDNDLVAEYTRAFPERFVGVATVDLGKPLAAVRELERAVLELGCKALRIVPWLWKLPPNHRLYYPLYVKCIELGIPFCTQVGHTGPLMPSETGRPVPYLDEVALDFPELRIVAGHIGHPWTEEMIGLAWKHDNIYIDTSAYLPRYYPQALLQFMRSYGQDKVLFGSNFPQLSLERCMTQVRELGLPEAIEAKFLHGNARRVFRL from the coding sequence ATGAATGCACCGCTGGGCGCCATCGACGCCTGGGCCCAACCTGCCAATGGCCGCGCCCGCGAGCTGTTGCCGGAGGTGGTCCGGCTGTTCGAGAAATCCGGTTCCGCGCACTTGCTCGACCAGCCGCTGACGCCGCAGCAGACGGTGGCGGAGATGGACCGCGCGGGCGTGGACAAGCTCATGCTCGCCGCCTGGTGCCGGCCGGAGCGCTGGGTGTTCGACAACGACCTGGTGGCCGAGTACACCCGCGCCTTCCCCGAGCGTTTCGTCGGGGTCGCCACGGTGGATCTCGGCAAACCCCTGGCGGCGGTACGCGAGCTGGAGCGGGCGGTGCTGGAGCTGGGCTGCAAGGCGCTGCGCATCGTGCCCTGGCTGTGGAAGCTGCCGCCCAACCACCGGCTCTATTACCCGCTCTATGTGAAGTGCATCGAGCTGGGCATCCCTTTCTGCACCCAGGTGGGCCACACCGGCCCGCTGATGCCCTCGGAGACCGGCCGCCCGGTGCCCTACCTCGATGAGGTGGCGCTGGATTTCCCCGAGCTGCGCATCGTCGCCGGGCACATCGGCCACCCCTGGACCGAGGAGATGATCGGCCTGGCCTGGAAGCACGACAACATCTACATCGACACCTCCGCCTACCTGCCGCGCTACTACCCCCAGGCGCTGCTGCAGTTCATGCGCAGCTACGGCCAGGACAAGGTGCTGTTCGGCAGCAACTTCCCGCAGTTGTCGCTGGAGCGCTGCATGACCCAGGTGAGGGAGCTGGGGTTGCCCGAGGCGATCGAGGCGAAGTTCCTCCATGGCAACGCGCGCCGGGTGTTCCGGCTGTGA
- a CDS encoding AMP-binding protein, whose protein sequence is MTDQLPLQRLAHWVATAPDRVWLSQPVERQWHDLTWRQADDQARRLASALRVLGCVPGDRVAILAKNCAEWIISDLAIMLAGLVSVPLYPLQSVESIDYVLRHSACKAIILGKLDEAGKFEAGIPAEVVRIAMPYPTLGAQHKWHELLAAHEPLRDGHVQRPEDLLSILYTSGTTGQPKGVMQRAGAFAFASSRSVAEMGLDEHEQFFSYLPLSHAAERFLVETNSLYCGGAIAFVESLDTFADDLRRVRPTVFFSVPRLWTRFQQGVLEKLPQARLDRLLRIPLLGTLVARKVRQGLGLDRARVLVSGAAPIPVALLEWYRRIGLTICEGYGMTENFAYGNFNRPGQVRFGSVGRVMPDNEVRIAENGEILYRSQALMAGYYLEPEKTADTLQAGWLHTGDKGEIDADGYLRITGRVKDIFKTSKGKYVAPAPIEGEIAKNLWVEQVCLMGNGLDQPLALIELSPAARAEPRSKVEAELAASLQVLNAQLLPHERISHFVLVRESWTVDNGCMTPTMKIRRNVLEQRFAAVAACLDARQPLHWE, encoded by the coding sequence ATGACCGACCAACTGCCGTTGCAGCGGCTTGCCCATTGGGTGGCCACCGCGCCGGACCGCGTCTGGCTCAGCCAGCCGGTGGAGCGCCAGTGGCATGACCTGACCTGGCGCCAGGCCGACGACCAGGCCCGGCGCCTGGCCAGCGCCCTGAGGGTGTTGGGCTGCGTGCCCGGCGACCGGGTGGCGATCCTGGCGAAGAACTGCGCCGAGTGGATCATCAGCGACCTGGCGATCATGCTCGCGGGGCTGGTCAGCGTGCCGCTGTACCCGCTGCAATCGGTGGAGAGCATCGACTACGTGCTGCGCCACTCGGCGTGCAAGGCGATCATCCTCGGCAAGCTCGACGAGGCCGGGAAGTTCGAGGCCGGCATTCCCGCCGAGGTCGTCCGCATCGCCATGCCGTACCCGACCCTGGGCGCGCAGCACAAATGGCACGAACTGCTGGCCGCCCACGAGCCGTTGCGCGACGGGCATGTGCAGCGCCCGGAGGATTTGCTCAGCATCCTCTATACCTCCGGCACCACGGGCCAGCCCAAGGGCGTGATGCAGCGCGCCGGGGCCTTCGCCTTCGCCTCCAGCCGCTCGGTGGCGGAGATGGGGCTGGACGAACACGAGCAGTTCTTCTCCTACCTGCCGCTGTCCCATGCCGCCGAGCGCTTCCTGGTGGAAACCAACAGCCTGTATTGCGGAGGCGCCATCGCCTTCGTCGAATCCCTTGACACCTTCGCCGATGACCTCAGGCGGGTGCGGCCGACGGTGTTCTTCTCCGTGCCGCGCCTGTGGACGCGCTTCCAGCAGGGGGTGCTGGAGAAGCTGCCCCAGGCGAGGCTCGACCGCCTGCTGCGCATCCCGCTGCTGGGCACGTTGGTGGCGCGCAAGGTGCGCCAGGGGCTGGGGTTGGACCGCGCGCGGGTGCTGGTCAGCGGCGCGGCGCCGATCCCGGTGGCGCTGCTGGAGTGGTACCGGCGCATCGGCCTGACTATCTGCGAGGGCTACGGCATGACCGAGAACTTCGCCTACGGCAACTTCAACCGGCCCGGTCAGGTGCGCTTCGGCAGCGTCGGGCGGGTGATGCCGGACAACGAGGTGCGCATCGCCGAGAACGGCGAGATCCTCTACCGCAGCCAGGCGCTGATGGCCGGCTATTACCTGGAGCCGGAGAAGACCGCCGACACGCTGCAGGCCGGCTGGCTGCACACCGGCGACAAGGGCGAGATCGACGCCGATGGCTACCTGCGCATCACCGGACGGGTGAAGGACATCTTCAAGACCAGCAAGGGCAAGTACGTGGCGCCGGCGCCTATCGAGGGCGAGATCGCCAAGAACCTCTGGGTCGAGCAGGTGTGCCTGATGGGCAACGGCCTGGACCAGCCGCTGGCGCTGATCGAGCTCAGCCCCGCGGCCCGCGCCGAGCCGCGCAGCAAGGTGGAGGCCGAGCTGGCGGCGAGCCTGCAGGTGCTCAATGCCCAGCTGCTGCCCCATGAACGCATCAGCCATTTCGTGCTGGTGCGCGAGAGCTGGACGGTGGATAACGGTTGCATGACGCCGACCATGAAGATCCGCCGCAACGTGCTGGAACAACGTTTCGCCGCAGTCGCCGCGTGCCTGGACGCACGCCAGCCGCTGCATTGGGAATGA